The Lycium ferocissimum isolate CSIRO_LF1 chromosome 1, AGI_CSIRO_Lferr_CH_V1, whole genome shotgun sequence genome includes a region encoding these proteins:
- the LOC132030537 gene encoding protein GLUTAMINE DUMPER 2-like, with amino-acid sequence MRTGNSFVTTSSTIEQTKSTIKATFSPPAMVQRSPWHSPVPYLFGGLAAMLGLIAFALLILACSYWKLSGHLREHRDNDQDSEEDSGEKPVKVMPVLYEEKIVVIMAGDLMPSYLAMPVLSKRNGLGDGSSNDNLNKCEEKKMGKESEELGDEKEKEEVVIEVREESHVESQNSYGQNQ; translated from the coding sequence atgagaaCAGGAAATAGCTTTGTTACAACTTCATCAACAATAGAAcaaacaaaatcaactataaaaGCTACATTTTCACCACCAGCAATGGTACAAAGATCACCATGGCATTCTCCAGTACCATATCTCTTCGGTGGCTTAGCAGCTATGCTAGGTTTAATAGCTTTCGCTCTTCTAATATTAGCATGTTCTTACTGGAAACTCTCTGGTCATTTGAGAGAACACCGCGATAATGATCAAGATTCTGAAGAGGATTCAGGTGAAAAACCAGTGAAGGTGATGCCGGTGTTGTATGAAGAGAAGATTGTAGTGATAATGGCAGGAGATTTGATGCCGAGTTATTTGGCTATGCCTGTGTTGAGTAAAAGAAATGGTTTGGGAGATGGAAGTAGTAATGATAATTTGAATAAATGTGAGGAGAAGAAAATGGGAAAGGAAAGTGAAGAATTAGGTGatgaaaaggagaaagaagaagtgGTGATTGAAGTTAGAGAAGAGAGCCATGTAGAATCTCAAAACAGCTATGGGCAAAACCAGTGA